Proteins from a genomic interval of Rhizobium etli CFN 42:
- a CDS encoding DUF4170 domain-containing protein, with protein MTDSGDKKQLLHLVFGGELESLDDVQFRDLSGLDIVGIFPDYATALTAWKAKAQQTVDNAHMRYFIVHMHRLLDPQQKASGN; from the coding sequence ATGACTGACTCCGGTGACAAGAAGCAGCTTTTGCACCTCGTTTTTGGCGGCGAATTGGAAAGCCTCGACGATGTGCAGTTCCGTGATCTGAGCGGCCTCGATATCGTCGGCATCTTTCCCGACTATGCCACGGCGCTGACGGCGTGGAAGGCGAAGGCGCAACAGACGGTCGACAATGCGCATATGCGCTATTTCATCGTCCACATGCACCGTCTGCTCGATCCGCAGCAAAAGGCCAGCGGCAACTGA
- the waaA gene encoding lipid IV(A) 3-deoxy-D-manno-octulosonic acid transferase encodes MSSRMARLGLSTYRLAGTVASPVVGLYLTYRTAKGKEDRARRLERFGYPSANRPQGPLVWFHAASVGETNAVIPLIREIRRRDIHVILTTGTITSARLAAERLGQEAIHQYVPLDLKPSVSRFLDYWQPDCAIIAESEIWPATVLELGRRRIPQILVNARMSDRSFARWRRRQSIAEALFENLALVIAQSDVDAERFRDLGAVPVITSGNLKVDTDAPPYDSAVFARYKKQIGDRKTWAAISTFDGEENAAGIVHRVLKERDRQLTIIVPRHPERSDEIEAALVKQGLKVARRTRDDVLSADVDIFLGDTIGEMGLYLRLTEIAFVGRSLFAEGGQNPLEPAMLGCAILSGGNVQNFREAYQKLARSGSARMVRDTEMLAKGVHYLLTNDEARRNMIEAGVATVHEMRGALSATVKGLEPYINPLTVKARLLPKAAAQV; translated from the coding sequence ATGAGCTCCCGGATGGCGCGGCTCGGTCTGAGCACATACCGTCTGGCGGGAACCGTGGCCTCTCCGGTCGTCGGCCTCTATCTGACCTACCGCACGGCCAAGGGTAAGGAAGACCGGGCGCGCCGCCTGGAGCGCTTCGGCTATCCAAGCGCCAACCGGCCGCAAGGCCCGCTCGTCTGGTTCCATGCCGCAAGTGTCGGCGAAACCAATGCCGTGATTCCGCTGATCCGCGAAATTCGCCGCCGCGACATCCATGTCATCCTGACCACCGGTACCATCACCTCCGCAAGGCTCGCCGCCGAGCGTCTCGGCCAGGAAGCGATCCATCAATATGTGCCGCTGGATCTGAAACCATCCGTCAGCCGCTTCCTCGATTATTGGCAGCCAGATTGCGCCATCATCGCCGAATCCGAGATCTGGCCGGCGACCGTGCTGGAGCTCGGCCGTCGCCGCATCCCGCAGATCCTGGTCAATGCCCGCATGTCGGACCGCTCCTTTGCCCGCTGGCGCCGCCGCCAGTCGATTGCGGAGGCCTTGTTCGAGAACCTCGCCCTCGTCATCGCCCAATCCGATGTCGATGCCGAGCGGTTCCGCGATCTCGGTGCCGTTCCCGTCATCACCTCGGGCAATCTGAAGGTCGATACCGACGCGCCGCCTTATGACAGCGCTGTCTTCGCCCGCTATAAGAAGCAGATCGGCGATCGCAAAACATGGGCGGCGATCTCCACTTTTGACGGCGAGGAGAATGCCGCCGGCATCGTCCATCGCGTCCTGAAGGAGCGCGATCGTCAACTGACGATCATTGTGCCCCGCCATCCCGAGCGCAGCGACGAGATCGAGGCGGCGCTCGTCAAGCAGGGGCTGAAAGTTGCCCGCCGCACTCGCGACGATGTCCTCTCCGCCGATGTCGATATCTTTCTCGGCGATACGATAGGCGAAATGGGGCTCTATCTCCGTCTGACCGAAATCGCTTTCGTCGGCCGCTCGCTCTTTGCCGAGGGTGGTCAGAACCCGCTGGAGCCTGCCATGCTCGGCTGCGCCATCCTCTCCGGCGGCAATGTGCAGAATTTCCGCGAGGCCTATCAGAAGCTCGCCCGCAGCGGCAGCGCGCGCATGGTGCGCGATACCGAAATGCTGGCCAAGGGCGTGCATTACCTGCTGACCAACGATGAAGCCCGCCGTAACATGATCGAGGCCGGCGTCGCCACCGTGCACGAAATGCGCGGCGCACTGTCGGCGACGGTGAAGGGGCTCGAACCCTATATCAATCCGCTGACGGTCAAGGCGCGTTTGTTGCCCAAGGCCGCGGCCCAGGTCTGA
- a CDS encoding 3'(2'),5'-bisphosphate nucleotidase CysQ: protein MSDREKLRWQSDLALIADAAKEAGAVAYGFFNQSPEVWWKNGDRSPVSAADFAANKTLETILRKARPDYGWLSEETEDDEDRLSRETLFIVDPIDGTRAFLGGQQVWCVSVAVVHRGRPVAGVLYAPALEEFYEAVDGGVALKNGMPFTVSAAGPDEMSRLAIGEDLLKTFPPAFRDRVRREKYVPSLAYRIAMVADGRLEGTFVKGNSHDWDLAAADLVLACAGGGLVDLDGKPIVYNRADVTHKVLCAAPAPRIDEFLAAFAGRGDS, encoded by the coding sequence ATGAGCGATAGGGAAAAGCTCCGCTGGCAGAGCGATCTCGCCTTGATCGCCGATGCTGCGAAGGAGGCCGGCGCGGTCGCCTACGGCTTTTTCAACCAGTCTCCCGAGGTCTGGTGGAAGAACGGCGACCGCTCTCCCGTCAGCGCCGCCGACTTCGCCGCCAACAAGACGCTTGAAACGATCCTGCGCAAGGCGCGGCCGGATTATGGCTGGCTGTCGGAGGAAACCGAGGACGATGAAGACCGCCTCTCGCGCGAGACACTGTTCATCGTCGATCCGATCGACGGCACCCGCGCCTTCCTCGGCGGGCAGCAGGTCTGGTGTGTCAGCGTCGCGGTCGTGCATCGCGGCCGCCCCGTCGCCGGCGTGCTCTATGCGCCGGCGCTCGAGGAGTTCTACGAGGCCGTCGATGGCGGCGTCGCGCTGAAGAACGGCATGCCTTTCACCGTTTCCGCCGCCGGGCCGGACGAGATGAGCCGGCTTGCGATCGGCGAAGACCTGTTGAAGACATTTCCGCCGGCGTTCCGTGACCGCGTGAGACGCGAGAAATATGTCCCCTCGCTTGCCTATCGCATCGCCATGGTGGCGGACGGCCGTCTCGAAGGCACCTTCGTCAAGGGCAATTCGCATGACTGGGACCTTGCCGCCGCCGATCTCGTTCTGGCCTGCGCCGGCGGCGGTCTCGTCGATCTCGACGGCAAGCCGATCGTCTATAACAGGGCGGACGTCACCCATAAGGTGCTCTGTGCGGCCCCGGCGCCCCGCATCGATGAGTTCCTCGCGGCCTTTGCCGGGCGAGGAGACAGTTGA